A genomic region of Caenorhabditis elegans chromosome V contains the following coding sequences:
- the srj-18 gene encoding Serpentine Receptor, class J (Partially confirmed by transcript evidence): MFINWAHFIIPKITFILSFIANPVFVYLIRTEKVIQFGDYRYLLYFFAIFNLTASVVDILIPACVYSYRYAAVFFIVDSVFSERSNFAPTLISLRCAFIAGTYGILNIHFIFRYNVLKNTSFVSHYFMPYGLILSIFLVIFHIGLWTFVVEPTMYSSDESRNYVRQAFQEEYGVDVNTISTKIAVYAEASSGIVFRAWIGTGVVTVIASYSMTLYFVLGYKIMSGLNQGSATMSLKTAQMQKRLFWALTIQTIIPICVSFMPVTLVLYGSAFCIDFPNWINWGSATAISFFPFLDPLAIIMCLPALRQRLGRKIGIRPSQVQVSSNQINTIDG, encoded by the exons ATGTTTATCAACTGGGCTCACTTTATCATTCCCAAAATAACGTTTATCTTGTCTTTCATAGCCAATCCTGTATTCGTATATCTGATACGTACGGAAAAAGTGATTCAATTCGGTGATTATCGCTAtcttttatacttttttgcaatttttaatcttACTGCATCAGTTGTGGATATTTTGATACCAGCc tgtgtTTATAGCTATCGTTATGCGGCTGTATTCTTCATTGTAGATAGTGTTTTTTCAGAG cgTTCCAACTTTGCCCCTACCTTAATATCCTTGCGATGTGCGTTTATTGCTGGAACCTATGGAATCCTCAacattcatttcatttttcgctataatgtcctgaaaaatacaagttttgtTAGTCATTATTTCATGCCATACGGTCTgatattatcgatttttcttgtgaTATTCCATATCGGTCTATGGACGTTTGTAGTCGAGCCAACTATGTATTCGAGCGACGAATCAAGGAATTACGTGAGACAAGCTTTTCAAGAAGAATACGGCGTGGATGTGAACACAATTAGTACAAAAATTGCAGTATATGCG GAAGCCTCTTCAGGAATAGTTTTCCGAGCGTGGATAGGAACTGGAGTTGTGACAGTTATTGCTTCCTATTCTATGACTTTATATTTTGTCCTAGGTTATAAA ATAATGTCAGGTTTAAATCAAGGGTCGGCAACTATGAGTCTGAAAACTGCGCAAATGCAAAAACGACTATTCTGGGCATTAACTATTCAGACTATAATTCCGATTTGTGTCAGTTTTATGCCAGTAACACTGGTTCTTTATGGTTCTGCATTTTGCATAGACTTTCCCAA ctggatAAATTGGGGTTCTGCAACTGCAATTTCGTTTTTCCCATTTCTGGATCCTCTGGCTATTATAATGTGCCTACCAGCGCTGCGTCAAAGACTTggcagaaaaattggaattcgcCCGTCTCAAGTTCAAGTCTCTTCAAATCAAATTAATACTATTGATGGCTAA
- the srj-18 gene encoding Serpentine Receptor, class J (Partially confirmed by transcript evidence), translating to MFINWAHFIIPKITFILSFIANPVFVYLIRTEKVIQFGDYRYLLYFFAIFNLTASVVDILIPACVYSYRYAAVFFIVDSVFSERSNFAPTLISLRCAFIAGTYGILNIHFIFRYNVLKNTSFVSHYFMPYGLILSIFLVIFHIGLWTFVVEPTMYSSDESRNYVRQAFQEEYGVDVNTISTKIAVYAEASSGIVFRAWIGTGVVTVIASYSMTLYFVLGYKFQIMSGLNQGSATMSLKTAQMQKRLFWALTIQTIIPICLDKLGFCNCNFVFPISGSSGYYNVPTSAASKTWQKNWNSPVSSSSLFKSN from the exons ATGTTTATCAACTGGGCTCACTTTATCATTCCCAAAATAACGTTTATCTTGTCTTTCATAGCCAATCCTGTATTCGTATATCTGATACGTACGGAAAAAGTGATTCAATTCGGTGATTATCGCTAtcttttatacttttttgcaatttttaatcttACTGCATCAGTTGTGGATATTTTGATACCAGCc tgtgtTTATAGCTATCGTTATGCGGCTGTATTCTTCATTGTAGATAGTGTTTTTTCAGAG cgTTCCAACTTTGCCCCTACCTTAATATCCTTGCGATGTGCGTTTATTGCTGGAACCTATGGAATCCTCAacattcatttcatttttcgctataatgtcctgaaaaatacaagttttgtTAGTCATTATTTCATGCCATACGGTCTgatattatcgatttttcttgtgaTATTCCATATCGGTCTATGGACGTTTGTAGTCGAGCCAACTATGTATTCGAGCGACGAATCAAGGAATTACGTGAGACAAGCTTTTCAAGAAGAATACGGCGTGGATGTGAACACAATTAGTACAAAAATTGCAGTATATGCG GAAGCCTCTTCAGGAATAGTTTTCCGAGCGTGGATAGGAACTGGAGTTGTGACAGTTATTGCTTCCTATTCTATGACTTTATATTTTGTCCTAGGTTATAAA TTTCAGATAATGTCAGGTTTAAATCAAGGGTCGGCAACTATGAGTCTGAAAACTGCGCAAATGCAAAAACGACTATTCTGGGCATTAACTATTCAGACTATAATTCCGATTTGT ctggatAAATTGGGGTTCTGCAACTGCAATTTCGTTTTTCCCATTTCTGGATCCTCTGGCTATTATAATGTGCCTACCAGCGCTGCGTCAAAGACTTggcagaaaaattggaattcgcCCGTCTCAAGTTCAAGTCTCTTCAAATCAAATTAA
- the srj-18 gene encoding Serpentine Receptor, class J (Partially confirmed by transcript evidence) produces the protein MFINWAHFIIPKITFILSFIANPVFVYLIRTEKVIQFGDYRYLLYFFAIFNLTASVVDILIPACVYSYRYAAVFFIVDSVFSERSNFAPTLISLRCAFIAGTYGILNIHFIFRYNVLKNTSFVSHYFMPYGLILSIFLVIFHIGLWTFVVEPTMYSSDESRNYVRQAFQEEYGVDVNTISTKIAVYAEASSGIVFRAWIGTGVVTVIASYSMTLYFVLGYKIMSGLNQGSATMSLKTAQMQKRLFWALTIQTIIPICLDKLGFCNCNFVFPISGSSGYYNVPTSAASKTWQKNWNSPVSSSSLFKSN, from the exons ATGTTTATCAACTGGGCTCACTTTATCATTCCCAAAATAACGTTTATCTTGTCTTTCATAGCCAATCCTGTATTCGTATATCTGATACGTACGGAAAAAGTGATTCAATTCGGTGATTATCGCTAtcttttatacttttttgcaatttttaatcttACTGCATCAGTTGTGGATATTTTGATACCAGCc tgtgtTTATAGCTATCGTTATGCGGCTGTATTCTTCATTGTAGATAGTGTTTTTTCAGAG cgTTCCAACTTTGCCCCTACCTTAATATCCTTGCGATGTGCGTTTATTGCTGGAACCTATGGAATCCTCAacattcatttcatttttcgctataatgtcctgaaaaatacaagttttgtTAGTCATTATTTCATGCCATACGGTCTgatattatcgatttttcttgtgaTATTCCATATCGGTCTATGGACGTTTGTAGTCGAGCCAACTATGTATTCGAGCGACGAATCAAGGAATTACGTGAGACAAGCTTTTCAAGAAGAATACGGCGTGGATGTGAACACAATTAGTACAAAAATTGCAGTATATGCG GAAGCCTCTTCAGGAATAGTTTTCCGAGCGTGGATAGGAACTGGAGTTGTGACAGTTATTGCTTCCTATTCTATGACTTTATATTTTGTCCTAGGTTATAAA ATAATGTCAGGTTTAAATCAAGGGTCGGCAACTATGAGTCTGAAAACTGCGCAAATGCAAAAACGACTATTCTGGGCATTAACTATTCAGACTATAATTCCGATTTGT ctggatAAATTGGGGTTCTGCAACTGCAATTTCGTTTTTCCCATTTCTGGATCCTCTGGCTATTATAATGTGCCTACCAGCGCTGCGTCAAAGACTTggcagaaaaattggaattcgcCCGTCTCAAGTTCAAGTCTCTTCAAATCAAATTAA
- the srj-18 gene encoding Serpentine Receptor, class J (Partially confirmed by transcript evidence) yields the protein MFINWAHFIIPKITFILSFIANPVFVYLIRTEKVIQFGDYRYLLYFFAIFNLTASVVDILIPACVYSYRYAAVFFIVDSVFSERSNFAPTLISLRCAFIAGTYGILNIHFIFRYNVLKNTSFVSHYFMPYGLILSIFLVIFHIGLWTFVVEPTMYSSDESRNYVRQAFQEEYGVDVNTISTKIAVYAEASSGIVFRAWIGTGVVTVIASYSMTLYFVLGYKFQIMSGLNQGSATMSLKTAQMQKRLFWALTIQTIIPICVSFMPVTLVLYGSAFCIDFPNWINWGSATAISFFPFLDPLAIIMCLPALRQRLGRKIGIRPSQVQVSSNQINTIDG from the exons ATGTTTATCAACTGGGCTCACTTTATCATTCCCAAAATAACGTTTATCTTGTCTTTCATAGCCAATCCTGTATTCGTATATCTGATACGTACGGAAAAAGTGATTCAATTCGGTGATTATCGCTAtcttttatacttttttgcaatttttaatcttACTGCATCAGTTGTGGATATTTTGATACCAGCc tgtgtTTATAGCTATCGTTATGCGGCTGTATTCTTCATTGTAGATAGTGTTTTTTCAGAG cgTTCCAACTTTGCCCCTACCTTAATATCCTTGCGATGTGCGTTTATTGCTGGAACCTATGGAATCCTCAacattcatttcatttttcgctataatgtcctgaaaaatacaagttttgtTAGTCATTATTTCATGCCATACGGTCTgatattatcgatttttcttgtgaTATTCCATATCGGTCTATGGACGTTTGTAGTCGAGCCAACTATGTATTCGAGCGACGAATCAAGGAATTACGTGAGACAAGCTTTTCAAGAAGAATACGGCGTGGATGTGAACACAATTAGTACAAAAATTGCAGTATATGCG GAAGCCTCTTCAGGAATAGTTTTCCGAGCGTGGATAGGAACTGGAGTTGTGACAGTTATTGCTTCCTATTCTATGACTTTATATTTTGTCCTAGGTTATAAA TTTCAGATAATGTCAGGTTTAAATCAAGGGTCGGCAACTATGAGTCTGAAAACTGCGCAAATGCAAAAACGACTATTCTGGGCATTAACTATTCAGACTATAATTCCGATTTGTGTCAGTTTTATGCCAGTAACACTGGTTCTTTATGGTTCTGCATTTTGCATAGACTTTCCCAA ctggatAAATTGGGGTTCTGCAACTGCAATTTCGTTTTTCCCATTTCTGGATCCTCTGGCTATTATAATGTGCCTACCAGCGCTGCGTCAAAGACTTggcagaaaaattggaattcgcCCGTCTCAAGTTCAAGTCTCTTCAAATCAAATTAATACTATTGATGGCTAA